In Crinalium epipsammum PCC 9333, the genomic window CTAGATGGGATTGTGGCGGCGATATATAACGATAAACTATAGCACTGAGGATGCTGTGTAGTTCAATACGTCCTTGTTTTGAGCCTAAGTTGTAGTAAGATAAGCACTTTTGCAAACGATGACGTGCTAAGGAAAGTTGCCAAGAACGAACCTCACCAGAATTCTGAATGCGATCGCTCTTAGAGCAAATCCGCTCCACTTCCATTGCTATTCTGCTTGCCACTGACTGCATTCGGGATGCCGAACCGATTTGCGATCGCAGTTCCTCAACCAACAACTCAGTCAGGTTCTGCATCTGTGTTTCCCTCACTGATAATGGCTGAGGGTCTGTATTACTTGTGGAAATTTCCGTGACTAAATTTGCTGTGTTGGTATTCATGGTAGCGCCCCTGATGACTACAGTTATCGAATGCAGCGACACGCCTAGAGGGATTGCTATTGTGGTTGCCCTCCACAAGGTTTCACCGTCTCAACTGTCTACAATTCGACTGTATGCCCTTACAAATCTTTTTTGGGCAGAGCTTGTGTCACTAAATATTAAGTCACTATTAAGCTCTGCCAAACCACCTACTGCGACCTAATTGCGGTAGATAGCTGTAAACTTTGACTGCAAAGGCATTGCGGCTGCTAACAACTTGCTCAATACCTGCAAACACCAAGACGTTTACAGGCTTGGTAGTGGACACTCAGCAGAAGTGGCTTAATCATTTATTTGTAGTCAGTCATCTGTAGTCGGTGATTTATAACCTATAGTTTTTTAGAATTACCAATTATCAATAACCAATGACCAATGACCAATGACCAATGACCGATTAAAGATTGCCTATTGGTGTCGCCCAATTCATAACTGCCTCCCAACCTAGACCTTTACGCACCATCACAGGTTCCTCGCTTGTCAAATCTAATATAGTAGACACTTCCATCGCAGGTTCAGTGCCATTGTCTATAATTACATCGACCAATTTATCTAACTCGTCAAACAACTGGACTCGCTCCATACTTAATGTAGGGGCATTTCCATCATCATCAAGTAGGTGGGCGGAAGTAGAAATAATAGGATTCTCTAAGGCATTTAACAGTGCCATACACACTGGATGATCTGGAACCCTAATACCAGTAGTTTTACGTTTGGGATTTTGGACTAGCTTGGGTACTAACTTAGTAGCAGGCAGCAGGAATGTATATGGTCCTGGAATTAAATGCTTCATTAAGCGGTAGGCGGCATCGCTTACAGTAGCATATTGAGCAATATTAGACAAAGAATGACACAAAAATGTCAGGGGCTTATCATTAGATAGCTGCTTAATTCGTCGCACACGCTCTACTGCTGACTTGGAGTTGATGTCACAGCCAATTGCGTAGACAGTATCAGTGGGATATAACATTACAGCGCCATTTCGCAGGGCATCAATAATCTGTTCTATTCGCCGCGTTTGGGGCGTATCAGGATGAATTGTGTAAAGAGTAGCCATTTTAACAATTATCAATTAACAATTATCAATTATCAATTAACAGTGACCTATGACCAAGTTAGCGTATCTTCGATGTCCAACGGGAATTGCTGGCGATATGTTCCT contains:
- a CDS encoding L-threonylcarbamoyladenylate synthase; the encoded protein is MATLYTIHPDTPQTRRIEQIIDALRNGAVMLYPTDTVYAIGCDINSKSAVERVRRIKQLSNDKPLTFLCHSLSNIAQYATVSDAAYRLMKHLIPGPYTFLLPATKLVPKLVQNPKRKTTGIRVPDHPVCMALLNALENPIISTSAHLLDDDGNAPTLSMERVQLFDELDKLVDVIIDNGTEPAMEVSTILDLTSEEPVMVRKGLGWEAVMNWATPIGNL